The sequence CGCCGTCCTGAACTACGATGCCGCCCGGGATGAGCTGTTCGCCGACGTCGACGACCCCACCGACACCGATACCGTCACCTGCGTCTACACGGGTCGCGTCATCAAGGGCGTCCATGATCGTGAAACCGCCTACCAGGCGGGCAAGGGCTTCAGCACCGAGCACACCTGGCCGCAGAGCATGGGGGCCAAGACCGAGCCGGCCCGCTCCGACCTGCACCATCTCTTCCCGGTCGATACCCGCATCAACAGCGTGCGTGGCAATTCCCCGTTCGGGAACGTGAAGAATCCGTTGCAGGAGTTCCCCCTCCTGGAAGTCGCCCTCGATCGCGTGAAGACGGGCCTCGATGCGAGCGGGAATCAGGTCTTCGAGCCGCGCAAGGTCCACAAGGGCAACGTGGCCCGCGCCATCTTCTACTTCTACACCAACTACGCCGTCTCCAAGACGGCTGACGTCTGGTTGGACAACTTCCGCGTCGAGCACGATACTCTATTGAAGTGGCATCGCGAGGATCCGGTCGACGCGGACGAGCGTCGGCGGAACGAGGCGATCTACAAGCTGCAGAAGAACCGGAACCCCTTCATCGACCATCCCGAGTACGTGGAGGCGATCGGAGCGTTTCCGACCCGATAAGGAAGGTCCCGTTTGAGCCCACAAGAGCCCCGACCGAAGCAGATCTATGCCATCGGAGGCGGCGGTTTCTCCCTGGAGCCCGGCAACCTCGCCCTCGACAAGGAGCTGCTCGCCCTGAGCGGCAAGCCGAGGCCCAAGGTCTGCTTCGTCTCCACCGCGAGCTTCGACTCGGGTGACTACATCGATCGCTTCTACCGCACCTTCAAGACGCTCGATTGCGAGCCGAGCCACCTGACGGTCAAGATCCCCAACGTCGCGAGCGTCCGGGACCACGTCATGGCCCAGGACATCCTCTACGTGGGCGGCGGCGACGCCCTGAACCTGCTCGACCAGTGGCACAAGACCCGCTTCGATCTCGTGATCAAGGAGGCCTACGAGGCGGGCATCGTGCTCGCCGGAGTCAGCGCGGGGGCCTTCTGCTGGTTCGAGGCGGGAATGACCGACTCGGCACCGGGCCAGTTCGCCCCGGTCAAGGGCCTGGGCCTGCTGAGCGGCAGCCTCTGCGTCCACTATGACGGCGAGCCGGAGCGAAAGGTCGCCTACCAGCGCTTCATGCTGCGGGGCCTCGTCGCCCCGGGGCTCGCCCTGGAGGATGGGGTGGCGCTCCACTACGTGGACGGGAAGCTCCGGCGCGCCGTCAGCTCCCGACCGGAGGCGCAGGCTTTCCGGATCGAGGTGAGGCGGAACACCCTCTTCGCGCTGCCCCTGGAGCCGTCGTATCTGGGGTAGCACTCCCTTCGTCGCTTCCAAACACCTTCCTCATTTCAAACGATTCTCCCGCTCCCCGCGGGGGGGTACCATCGAGCGGCTGAGGCCTGACCTGGACAGGAGCCTGCTCGATGCGCATTTTTCCCGCCCCCGAGGATCGGATCGCGCCCTACGGCTTTTACGCGGCGATGCGCCGGGATCACCCGGTCGCCTATGACGATCGGAGCGGGTGCTGGGGCGTCTTCCGCTATGCCGGCGCCAAGGCGGTCCTTACGGATCACGCCCGCTTCTCATCGGACTTCCGCAGGGTGACGCGCCTCCACGAGGTGCGCGGCCGGCTGCGCCCGAGCCTCATCACCACCGATCCACCGCGCCACCGTCAGCTGCGCGGCATTCTCGCCCACACCTTCACCCCGGCGGCGATCAATCGCTTGGCCCCTCGCATCAAGGCGCTGGTCAATCATTTGCTCGACGAGGTCGTCGAGCGCGGCCGGATGGAGCTGGTGAGCCAGCTCGCCTATCCCTTGCCGGTGATGGTCATCGCGGAGCTGCTCGGCGTGCCCGAGGCGGATCGCGCGCGCTTCAAGCAGTGGGCAGCCGCCATCGTGGGCGAGGATGGCGGTATTCTCCTGAGCAACGAGGTTTCGCCACGGCGCTTCGCCATCCAGCAGGAGATGGACGACTATTTCACCGACATCCTGGCCGAGCGCCGAGAGGCGCCGCGAGAGGACCTGCTGAGCGAACTGCTGGTCGCCGAGGCGGACGGCGAGCGTCTGAGCGAGCAGGACATCCTGAGCTTCTGTAACCTGCTGCTCATCGCGGGGCACGTCACGACGGTGAACCTCATCACCAACGCGGTGTGGACCCTGCTGACGCAGCCCGAGGCGCTCGCGCGCCTGCGCTTCGAGCGCGGTCTCCTGCCCTCGGCCCTCGAGGAGGTCCTGCGCTTCCGCTCTCCGGTCCGGGCGATCTCGCGGGTGGCGCTCGAGGACGTGAGCCTGGGCGGGCATCGCATCGAGGCCGGCCAGCGCGTCGTGGCCATTCTCTCCTCGGCCAATCGGGACGAGGGCGTCTTTCCAGAGGCCGATCGCTTCGACGTTTCGCGATCGCCCAATCCTCACCTCGCCTTCGGCCACGGGGTCCACTTCTGCATCGGGGCGCCGCTGGCGCGCCTCGAGGCCCGCATCGCCCTGGCGGCCATCCTCGACCGGCTGCAGGGGCTCTGCATCGACGGCGAACCCCGGTTGGCGGCGCTGGACAGCATCCTGCTGGACGGCCTCATGGAGCTGCCGCTCGCGTTCCGTCAGGGCGAGCGCATCGCCTTGACGGCGGGCTAGCCCCCCTTTCCCCGCCCCCCGGTGGGGCGGGGCTAGGGGTGGGGGGATACAATCAAGTTCCCTACGCCGCAGGCGCCGGGGACTCGGAATGTTGAGATCCCCCCACCCCCGACCCCGTCCCACCGGGGGGCGGGGAGAGGAGGACGATGGATGGCGAACGCGTCGCAGTGGTACAAGGATGCCGTCTTCTACGAGGTCTCGATCCGGACCTTCCAGGACGGCAACGGGGACGGCCTCGGCGACTTCGTCGGCCTGACGAGCAGGCTCGACTACATCAAGGAGCTGGGGGTCGACTGCATCTGGATCCTGCCCATGTACCCCTCGCCCTTGCGCGACGACGGCTACGACATCTCGGACTACAAGGGCATCCACCCGGACCTGGGCACCCTCGACGACTTCAAGCGCTTCCTGCAAGAGGCCAAGCGGCGCGGCCTGCGGGTCATCGCGGACCTGGTGCTCAACCACACGTCGAGCGACCACCCCTGGTTCCAGGAGGCCCGCAAGGGCCCCGACAACCCCTACCACGACTACTACGTCTGGAGCGACGACGACCGCAAGTACGCGGGCACCCGCATCATCTTCACCGACACCGAGAAGTCGAACTGGACCTGGGACGAGAGCGCCAGGCGCTACTACTGGCACCGCTTCTTCAGCCACCAGCCCGACCTCAACTACGAGAACCCCAGGGTCCGCCAGGAGATGCTCGACGTCTTCACGTTCTGGATGGACATGGGCCTCGACGGCTTCCGGGCGGACGCCATCCCCTACCTCTTCGAGGAGGAGGGCACCAGCTCCGAGAACCTGCCCCGGACGCACCAGTACCTCAAGGAGCTGCGCGCCTACATGGACGCGCACTACCCCGAGGCCATCATGCTCGGCGAGGCCAACCAGTGGCCCGACGACGTGCGGGCCTACTTCGGGGACGGCGACGAATTGCAGATCTCCTTCCACTTC is a genomic window of Pantanalinema sp. containing:
- a CDS encoding endonuclease, which gives rise to SADSPQAQSAAYYKAAEGKTGDALLKALNKIVKKHAVLNYDAARDELFADVDDPTDTDTVTCVYTGRVIKGVHDRETAYQAGKGFSTEHTWPQSMGAKTEPARSDLHHLFPVDTRINSVRGNSPFGNVKNPLQEFPLLEVALDRVKTGLDASGNQVFEPRKVHKGNVARAIFYFYTNYAVSKTADVWLDNFRVEHDTLLKWHREDPVDADERRRNEAIYKLQKNRNPFIDHPEYVEAIGAFPTR
- a CDS encoding peptidase E, producing the protein MSPQEPRPKQIYAIGGGGFSLEPGNLALDKELLALSGKPRPKVCFVSTASFDSGDYIDRFYRTFKTLDCEPSHLTVKIPNVASVRDHVMAQDILYVGGGDALNLLDQWHKTRFDLVIKEAYEAGIVLAGVSAGAFCWFEAGMTDSAPGQFAPVKGLGLLSGSLCVHYDGEPERKVAYQRFMLRGLVAPGLALEDGVALHYVDGKLRRAVSSRPEAQAFRIEVRRNTLFALPLEPSYLG
- a CDS encoding cytochrome P450, whose amino-acid sequence is MRIFPAPEDRIAPYGFYAAMRRDHPVAYDDRSGCWGVFRYAGAKAVLTDHARFSSDFRRVTRLHEVRGRLRPSLITTDPPRHRQLRGILAHTFTPAAINRLAPRIKALVNHLLDEVVERGRMELVSQLAYPLPVMVIAELLGVPEADRARFKQWAAAIVGEDGGILLSNEVSPRRFAIQQEMDDYFTDILAERREAPREDLLSELLVAEADGERLSEQDILSFCNLLLIAGHVTTVNLITNAVWTLLTQPEALARLRFERGLLPSALEEVLRFRSPVRAISRVALEDVSLGGHRIEAGQRVVAILSSANRDEGVFPEADRFDVSRSPNPHLAFGHGVHFCIGAPLARLEARIALAAILDRLQGLCIDGEPRLAALDSILLDGLMELPLAFRQGERIALTAG